From a single Streptomyces sp. NBC_01264 genomic region:
- a CDS encoding MBL fold metallo-hydrolase, with protein MAQTPPTTQTARDAHAPLRLTVLGSATPYPTRDNPCSGYLLEGGGARVWVDAGTGTLGPLQRHVGLGELDAIWISHLHADHTADLLTAYYGLLYADVRRPAPLPLYGPPGIADRLAGFLTNGPDRSPVEAAFEVHELHDGHRTRVGALGLTSRAVSHGMPAFALRAESAGRSLVYSGDTAPCPALTRFAEDCTLLLCEADSSAHPADGDPVHHTPEDAGDTARAARAGRLVLTHVGRDLDPAEAVSRASARYPGPVEHAAPGAVFTLGQAGD; from the coding sequence ATGGCACAGACTCCCCCGACGACACAGACCGCCCGGGATGCACACGCCCCTCTCCGGCTCACCGTCCTGGGGAGCGCGACGCCCTACCCCACCCGCGACAACCCCTGCTCCGGCTACCTGCTCGAAGGCGGCGGCGCCCGGGTCTGGGTCGACGCGGGCACCGGGACCCTCGGGCCGCTGCAACGGCACGTCGGGCTGGGCGAGTTGGACGCCATATGGATCTCGCACCTGCACGCCGACCACACGGCCGACCTGCTGACCGCGTACTACGGCCTGCTGTACGCCGACGTACGGCGGCCCGCGCCGCTCCCCCTCTACGGGCCGCCGGGCATCGCCGACCGGCTGGCGGGGTTCCTCACCAACGGGCCGGACCGCAGCCCGGTCGAGGCCGCCTTCGAGGTCCACGAGCTCCACGACGGCCACCGCACGCGGGTCGGAGCCCTCGGCCTCACCAGCCGGGCGGTGTCCCACGGCATGCCCGCCTTCGCGCTGCGCGCGGAGTCCGCAGGCCGGTCCCTCGTGTACTCCGGGGACACGGCTCCCTGTCCGGCCCTGACCCGGTTCGCCGAGGACTGCACGCTCCTGCTCTGCGAGGCCGACAGCTCGGCGCACCCGGCGGACGGCGACCCGGTGCACCACACCCCCGAGGACGCCGGCGACACCGCCCGCGCGGCGCGCGCCGGGCGGCTGGTCCTCACGCACGTCGGCCGGGACCTGGATCCGGCCGAAGCCGTGTCCCGCGCCTCGGCCCGCTACCCCGGGCCGGTGGAACACGCCGCGCCCGGCGCCGTCTTCACGCTCGGGCAGGCCGGGGACTAG
- a CDS encoding LysR family transcriptional regulator, translated as MIDPRRLRILRAVADHRTVTAAAAALYLTPSAVSQQLAALEQETGHALLTRSGRGVRLTAAGQILLGHTHEVLAQLERAEAELAAYAGGSAGEVTVAAFATGIAEVLAPAITRLAADHPGIRLRVRDAEGDQSLLLLLDGEADLALAVEYRGAPGADDGRLSVLPLYAEPFDAVLPAGHPLGDLPEVSLADLSHADWVGQYPGNPCHDVMLLACELAGFQPRLVHSSDDFRAVVALVGAGAGVALVPRSALRGMDLKEVQVRPVSGPAPTRRVFAATRRGAEAHPLIAPVLAALTREADRLPEH; from the coding sequence GTGATCGACCCCCGGAGGCTGCGCATCCTGCGGGCCGTCGCGGACCACCGTACGGTGACCGCCGCGGCCGCCGCGCTGTACCTCACCCCCTCCGCCGTCTCCCAGCAGCTCGCGGCGCTGGAGCAGGAGACGGGGCACGCCCTGCTGACCCGCAGCGGCCGGGGCGTACGCCTCACCGCGGCCGGGCAGATCCTGCTCGGGCACACGCACGAGGTGCTCGCACAGCTGGAGCGGGCGGAGGCGGAACTCGCCGCCTACGCGGGCGGCTCGGCGGGCGAGGTCACCGTGGCCGCCTTCGCCACCGGCATCGCCGAAGTACTGGCCCCCGCCATCACCCGGCTCGCCGCGGACCATCCCGGGATCCGGCTGCGCGTACGCGACGCGGAGGGCGACCAGAGCCTGCTGCTCCTGCTCGACGGGGAGGCGGACCTGGCGCTGGCCGTCGAGTACCGGGGCGCCCCGGGAGCCGACGACGGCCGGCTCTCCGTGCTCCCGCTCTACGCCGAGCCCTTCGACGCGGTCCTCCCGGCCGGACACCCGCTCGGGGACCTGCCCGAGGTGTCCCTGGCAGACCTCTCCCACGCGGACTGGGTGGGCCAGTACCCCGGCAACCCCTGCCACGACGTGATGCTCCTCGCCTGCGAACTGGCCGGGTTCCAGCCCAGGCTGGTGCACTCCTCCGACGACTTCCGGGCCGTGGTGGCCCTGGTGGGCGCCGGCGCCGGAGTGGCCCTCGTGCCGCGCTCGGCGCTGCGCGGCATGGACCTCAAGGAGGTCCAGGTCCGCCCGGTGTCCGGGCCTGCGCCCACCCGCCGCGTCTTCGCCGCCACCCGGCGCGGCGCCGAGGCGCACCCTCTGATCGCCCCGGTCCTGGCCGCCCTGACCCGTGAGGCGGACCGGCTCCCGGAACACTGA
- a CDS encoding glycine C-acetyltransferase, with protein sequence MFETVRADLRTTLDEIRAAGLHKPERVIGTPQNAAVAVTSGGAAGEVLNFCANNYLGLADHPEVVTAAKEALDRWGYGMASVRFICGTQEVHKELEARLSAFLGQEDTILYSSCFDANGGVFETILGPEDAVISDALNHASIIDGIRLSKARRFRYANRDMAELETRLKEAVEGGARRKLIVTDGVFSMDGYVAPLAEICDLAERYDAMVMVDDSHAVGFVGPGGRGTPELHGVMDRVDIITGTLGKALGGASGGYVAARAEIVELLRQRSRPYLFSNSLAPVIAAASLKVLDLLESADDLRERLAANTALFRTKMTEAGFEILPGDHAIAPVMIGDAAEAARMAELLLERGVYVIGFSYPVVPMGAARIRVQLSAAHSTADVERAIAAFIDARASLTGAES encoded by the coding sequence ATGTTCGAGACCGTCCGCGCGGACCTCCGTACCACCCTCGACGAGATCCGCGCCGCGGGTCTGCACAAGCCCGAGCGCGTCATCGGCACCCCGCAGAACGCCGCCGTCGCGGTGACCTCGGGCGGAGCCGCGGGCGAGGTCCTCAACTTCTGTGCCAACAACTACCTCGGTCTCGCGGACCACCCCGAGGTGGTCACCGCGGCGAAGGAGGCCCTGGACCGCTGGGGCTACGGAATGGCCTCCGTACGCTTCATCTGCGGTACGCAGGAGGTGCACAAGGAGCTGGAGGCGCGGCTCTCCGCCTTCCTCGGCCAGGAGGACACGATCCTCTACTCCTCCTGCTTCGACGCCAACGGCGGAGTCTTCGAGACCATCCTCGGCCCCGAGGACGCGGTGATCTCCGACGCCCTCAACCACGCCTCGATCATCGACGGCATCCGCCTCTCCAAGGCCCGCCGCTTCCGCTACGCCAACCGCGACATGGCCGAGCTGGAGACGCGCCTGAAGGAGGCCGTCGAGGGCGGCGCCCGCCGCAAACTGATCGTCACCGACGGCGTGTTCTCGATGGACGGCTACGTCGCCCCGCTCGCGGAGATCTGCGACCTCGCGGAGCGCTACGACGCCATGGTCATGGTCGACGACTCGCACGCCGTCGGCTTCGTCGGCCCCGGCGGCCGCGGCACCCCCGAACTGCACGGGGTCATGGACCGCGTGGACATCATCACGGGCACCCTCGGCAAGGCCCTGGGCGGAGCCTCCGGCGGCTACGTCGCGGCACGCGCCGAGATCGTCGAGCTGCTGCGCCAGCGCTCGCGCCCGTACTTGTTCTCCAACTCCCTCGCCCCGGTCATCGCGGCGGCCTCCCTCAAGGTCCTCGACCTGCTGGAGTCGGCGGACGACCTGCGCGAGCGGCTCGCCGCCAACACCGCGCTCTTCCGTACGAAGATGACCGAGGCCGGCTTCGAGATCCTGCCCGGCGACCACGCGATCGCCCCCGTGATGATCGGCGACGCGGCGGAGGCGGCCAGGATGGCGGAACTCCTGCTGGAGCGCGGGGTCTACGTGATCGGCTTCTCCTACCCGGTGGTGCCGATGGGCGCCGCGCGGATCCGCGTCCAGCTCTCGGCCGCCCACTCCACGGCCGACGTGGAACGCGCGATCGCGGCGTTCATCGACGCGCGGGCGTCCCTGACGGGCGCCGAGAGCTGA